The following DNA comes from Marinitoga litoralis.
TGAAATACTTTGAGATATTTCATTTGCACCAAAACTCATTTCTTCGGATGAAATATGTTGTTTTTCACTAAATGAATTTAGTGAGGTAATAGAATTTAAAATATCAGAAATAGAGGATTTGAAATATTCAAAAGTATTTGATAGTGAATTATAACCATTATTAGTGTCGTTTATATTGTTTTTCAAAATAGCAACTTTATTTTTTAATTTATCTGAAGAGTTTCTAATATTTTGAATAGTTTCAGTAATTATTTCTGTTGATTTTTTAGTCTCTTCAGCTAACTTTCTGATTTCATCTGCAACAACAGCAAATCCTTTACCTGCTTCTCCAGCTCTTGCGGCTTCTATCGCAGCATTTAAAGCCAAAAGATTAGTTTGTTCTGTTATATTTTGAATGCTAAGTAATATTTCTTCTATATCTTGAGTTTGCTTTGTTAAATTTAAAATATCTTCTTCAATATTATTGTATTCAATAATAAGATTATCAGTGATATTTTTTAACTTTTTTAATTCTACAACACTTAAATCAGATTTCTTTTGTAAATCAACAGAATTATTTTTTATATCTGAAGACATTTGAGATAATATTTGAGACTGATTAGATAATTCTTCAATATTAGCTGTAATCTCTTCAACTGAACTAGTAATTCTTTCGATGTTTTCTTGTTGTTTTTCTACTGAACTAATCATATTATAAGTTTTTTCTTTAAATGACGAGAAAGTATTTTGGGATTCGTTAAATATCATCTTGGAAGAATCAGATGTATTAATAACATTCTTAATTATATTAGAAAGTTCAAATAATGAATTATCTAAATTTTTAGAAATTATTTTAAATTCATCTAAACTATTTAATTCTGTTTTCATTGAAAAATCTCCATCAGATAATTTATTTAATACATCTGTGATTTTAGGTAATCCAAAAAGTATTTTTTTAGAGAAATAAATTAAAGAAAGAGCTAATAATATATTTAAAAATATACCCGTAATTACAAAATTCTTTTGAATATCAAGACTCAATTCTAATTTTAAGTTCATATATTTTAGTAATATAGGTGCTATCCACATTGAAATTGAAAGAACACTAATAGTTAATTTTAAAGATATAGGTATGATAAGATTATTAATTGCATCACCTTCATATTTTTTTAAGAATTTTGATTTTGAATATATAATTAAATAAATAGCTATAATATTAATATTAATTGCTAATGCTCCAATTAATCTAATAATTAAAGTTTCTTCAGGTAATGGTTGAATAGAATTAGCAAATAGACCTACAAATGTTGCAGCAATAAAGTTTACAAAAAATAGAGAAATTGAACTGAATATAGGGAAATTAATTCTTGAATCATTTATAGCCTTTTTTGCTAGATATTTATTGAAAAATGCAAAACCTAAACCTAAAGTTAGAATTGCAATTAAATATCCTAATAAAAATATCCAAACAGGATAATTCTTAATACCTGCAAATATGTAATAACTAAACAATAGTGCTGGTGTATCAATAATAATAAGAGTATAAATAGTTTTTTTAAATATTTCCCATTCAAATGATTTGTGATTCATATTATCCCTCCAAATTAATTAATCTATCATTTGATATATTATTATATCATAAAAATTTCAATTAAATACATATTCAAAAAAATCTAACTTAAAATAATGACTAAAGATATAATAGGGGATATTTTGACAAATAAAATATATATTTGTATTAACTTAAAAATAAAATGCACTCTTATCCGAGTGCATTTTTTGTTAACTATAATGATTTTTTTAGAATCTTCATGATTTTTATTATATTCAAGACTTTTATATAAATAAAAATAGAACTATATTCACAGTCATTATAACAGTAAGTGCTTTTAATAAAAAATAGATATAATAAAATAATTAGAATTTCTATTATTTTTTTAGGACTATTTCTAAAAACATTTATATTTAAAAAGTAGTTTCTCAATACTTATAAATTTTTGTTTTTGTTAATAACCTTATTAATTCAGTAATGAAAATAATAACTACTATAAAATGTTTCCAAATAAGAAAATACGTGATACTGAAAAAAACAACACAATAAGAAATATCTATTATTTTATTTTGTTGTATTCTTTTTAATATTGAATATAAAATATAAGAAAAAATCAATAATATAGAAGATATCAAATAATTGTGCATATTTTGTCTTGTAATAAAGTTATTTGATATGTTTGATAATATTAA
Coding sequences within:
- a CDS encoding methyl-accepting chemotaxis protein, with the translated sequence MNHKSFEWEIFKKTIYTLIIIDTPALLFSYYIFAGIKNYPVWIFLLGYLIAILTLGLGFAFFNKYLAKKAINDSRINFPIFSSISLFFVNFIAATFVGLFANSIQPLPEETLIIRLIGALAININIIAIYLIIYSKSKFLKKYEGDAINNLIIPISLKLTISVLSISMWIAPILLKYMNLKLELSLDIQKNFVITGIFLNILLALSLIYFSKKILFGLPKITDVLNKLSDGDFSMKTELNSLDEFKIISKNLDNSLFELSNIIKNVINTSDSSKMIFNESQNTFSSFKEKTYNMISSVEKQQENIERITSSVEEITANIEELSNQSQILSQMSSDIKNNSVDLQKKSDLSVVELKKLKNITDNLIIEYNNIEEDILNLTKQTQDIEEILLSIQNITEQTNLLALNAAIEAARAGEAGKGFAVVADEIRKLAEETKKSTEIITETIQNIRNSSDKLKNKVAILKNNINDTNNGYNSLSNTFEYFKSSISDILNSITSLNSFSEKQHISSEEMSFGANEISQSISNISIQGEEILNIAKKLEDNLSYLSNKYDDVTKSFESLENSLKRLKI